Proteins found in one Chrysiogenes arsenatis DSM 11915 genomic segment:
- the rplP gene encoding 50S ribosomal protein L16 gives MLMPKRSKFRKQFRGKMKGVAQKGNEVSYGEYGLQSLDTAWVTSRQIEAARIAMTRYIKRGGKIWIRIFPHKPISSRPAETRMGKGKGSVEGYVAIVKPGTMLYEMNGVDETIAREAMRLAMHKLPIRCKFVKKEVGEQA, from the coding sequence ATGTTAATGCCGAAAAGATCAAAATTCCGCAAACAATTCCGCGGAAAAATGAAGGGTGTTGCACAAAAAGGCAACGAAGTAAGCTACGGTGAATACGGACTTCAGTCCTTAGACACCGCGTGGGTTACCAGTCGTCAAATTGAAGCTGCCCGGATTGCCATGACTCGCTATATTAAGCGGGGTGGAAAAATCTGGATACGTATCTTCCCACATAAGCCTATCTCTTCACGTCCTGCTGAAACGCGGATGGGGAAGGGGAAAGGGAGTGTTGAGGGATACGTTGCTATCGTGAAACCAGGTACGATGTTGTATGAAATGAACGGCGTAGATGAGACGATTGCACGCGAAGCTATGCGCCTCGCGATGCACAAGTTGCCAATCCGCTGTAAGTTTGTGAAAAAAGAAGTGGGTGAGCAAGCATGA
- the rpsC gene encoding 30S ribosomal protein S3, translating to MGQKVNPIGLRLGITRGWDFKWYANKKEYANFLHEDLRIEKFVKKELGHAGISKTEIERAPGKINVTVFTARPGIVIGKKGAEIEKLKKSLASLTTQSVFVNVKEIKKPEVDAQLIAENVAMQLERRIAFRRAMKRAVGMALKFGAEGIKITCAGRLGGAEIARTEWYREGRVPLHTLRADIDYGMAEAKTTYGIIGVKVLVSHGEILNVKKQQPVELVAPQDGEGAEENRRVRKSAN from the coding sequence TTGGGTCAGAAGGTAAATCCAATTGGTTTGCGACTCGGTATCACACGAGGCTGGGACTTTAAGTGGTACGCAAACAAAAAAGAGTATGCAAATTTTCTTCACGAAGATTTGCGCATTGAGAAATTTGTAAAGAAAGAACTCGGACACGCTGGAATTTCTAAAACGGAAATCGAGCGCGCTCCTGGAAAAATTAACGTAACCGTTTTCACCGCTCGTCCTGGCATTGTCATTGGCAAAAAAGGGGCAGAGATTGAAAAGCTGAAGAAAAGCCTTGCTTCTCTCACGACGCAAAGTGTTTTTGTCAATGTGAAAGAGATCAAGAAGCCAGAAGTTGATGCTCAGCTTATTGCTGAAAACGTAGCTATGCAGCTTGAGCGCCGTATCGCTTTCCGCCGCGCGATGAAAAGAGCGGTTGGGATGGCACTGAAATTCGGCGCAGAAGGGATTAAAATCACCTGTGCTGGTCGTCTTGGCGGCGCTGAAATTGCTCGGACTGAATGGTATCGTGAAGGACGGGTTCCCCTCCACACGTTGCGTGCAGATATCGACTACGGCATGGCTGAAGCAAAGACAACGTATGGTATTATCGGCGTCAAAGTGCTGGTTTCGCACGGTGAAATCCTGAATGTTAAGAAGCAGCAGCCGGTTGAGCTTGTTGCGCCGCAGGATGGCGAAGGGGCGGAAGAAAACCGCAGAGTGCGCAAAAGCGCGAACTAA
- the rplV gene encoding 50S ribosomal protein L22: MEVKAVARYVRVSARKARLVVDLIRGQKVGEASRVLKFSQKAVARDVKKVLDSAVANARENFKLTNIDDMVVAKAVVDEGPTLKRFMPRAQGRAYGIRKRTSHITIVLGN; encoded by the coding sequence ATGGAAGTTAAAGCAGTAGCCCGCTATGTAAGGGTATCGGCACGGAAAGCACGACTTGTAGTCGACTTGATTCGTGGCCAGAAGGTTGGCGAAGCGAGCAGAGTCTTGAAGTTCTCTCAAAAAGCTGTTGCGAGAGATGTAAAAAAAGTTCTCGACAGTGCAGTAGCAAATGCTCGTGAAAACTTCAAACTGACGAACATCGACGATATGGTTGTCGCCAAGGCCGTTGTTGATGAAGGTCCAACTTTGAAACGCTTTATGCCACGAGCTCAGGGTCGTGCATATGGCATTCGGAAGCGGACGAGCCACATCACAATCGTTCTTGGCAACTAA
- the rpsS gene encoding 30S ribosomal protein S19 yields MPRSVKKGPFVDDHLMNKVEKSNSGNEKKVIKTWSRRSTILPEFIGHTFAVHNGKQFIPVYVTDEMIGHKLGEFSPTRTYRGHEKDKKKGSKR; encoded by the coding sequence TTGCCACGTTCAGTAAAAAAAGGGCCATTCGTTGACGACCACCTTATGAATAAGGTGGAAAAGTCAAACAGTGGTAACGAGAAAAAAGTTATTAAAACATGGTCGCGTCGTAGCACCATACTGCCGGAGTTTATCGGCCATACATTCGCTGTCCATAACGGGAAACAATTTATTCCCGTCTACGTCACAGACGAAATGATTGGACATAAGTTGGGCGAGTTCAGTCCTACCCGTACCTATCGTGGTCACGAGAAGGATAAGAAAAAGGGCTCTAAAAGATAG